The following coding sequences are from one Paenibacillus stellifer window:
- a CDS encoding YeiH family protein: MRTVNIRLTNAQGVHNFIKGLGLCLLLAVCAKLLSELPHFGILGQLVIAILLGMGWRGIFGVPAGAEEGAAFAGKKLLRYGIILLGMRLNLSDIAHAGLKVFLLVGLQIAFTFAVMLGLARLLKLDPGTGLLTACGTAICGAAAVAAISPQIKASDEETAAAVATVALLGTVWTLAYTISLPWLGLSPAGYGVFAGASLHEIAHVIAAAGPAGREALDLAVVVKLTRVAMLVPVALVIGFWDARKRARKLQLTSNEVLSGNNPQPERARWREIPVPWFILGFLIMSGLNTLKLIPTPAADAVVTGAYQLMATAMAGLGLGVNAASLIRKGVKPLAAGATGSVLLSGFVYALIGWFRIG; the protein is encoded by the coding sequence ATGCGAACGGTCAATATCCGGTTAACAAATGCGCAGGGCGTGCATAATTTCATAAAAGGACTTGGGCTCTGCCTGCTCTTGGCGGTGTGCGCCAAATTGCTGTCGGAGCTGCCGCATTTCGGTATCCTGGGCCAGCTGGTTATTGCCATTTTGCTCGGAATGGGCTGGAGAGGGATTTTCGGAGTGCCGGCCGGAGCGGAAGAAGGAGCTGCCTTTGCCGGGAAAAAGCTGCTTCGTTACGGAATCATTCTTCTCGGCATGCGGCTGAATTTGAGCGATATCGCGCACGCGGGGCTTAAAGTGTTTTTGCTGGTCGGCCTACAGATTGCCTTCACATTTGCCGTTATGCTGGGGCTGGCCCGTCTGTTGAAGCTTGATCCCGGAACCGGTCTGTTGACGGCTTGCGGAACGGCCATATGCGGGGCGGCCGCCGTTGCAGCCATTTCGCCGCAGATCAAGGCGAGCGATGAGGAGACGGCAGCCGCCGTGGCGACAGTCGCTCTGCTTGGAACGGTCTGGACGCTTGCATATACAATTTCCCTCCCCTGGCTTGGACTAAGCCCGGCAGGCTATGGAGTGTTCGCCGGAGCGAGTCTTCATGAAATCGCCCATGTCATCGCCGCAGCGGGTCCGGCGGGAAGGGAAGCGCTAGATCTGGCTGTTGTCGTGAAGCTGACGCGGGTAGCCATGCTTGTTCCCGTCGCGCTGGTTATCGGCTTCTGGGATGCCCGGAAGAGAGCGCGGAAATTGCAGCTAACAAGCAATGAAGTATTATCGGGTAATAATCCTCAGCCAGAGCGAGCCAGATGGAGGGAGATCCCGGTACCCTGGTTCATCCTGGGTTTTCTGATTATGAGCGGACTGAATACGCTGAAGCTGATACCAACTCCGGCAGCCGATGCTGTCGTAACCGGTGCTTATCAGCTGATGGCAACGGCTATGGCCGGTCTTGGCCTTGGTGTGAACGCCGCATCGCTGATCAGGAAAGGGGTTAAGCCACTTGCTGCGGGCGCGACCGGTTCGGTGCTGCTGTCGGGTTTCGTGTATGCCCTGATTGGTTGGTTTCGTATTGGATAA
- a CDS encoding GNAT family N-acetyltransferase has protein sequence MISLNSKQYGRAEEILQQTPINTLFAKAVLRGQVPGEVFADDADEPRAVYIVHPYGMSLLAGESGRQDFAEELTDYISNRRGVRTKTEWLQVYPHSWCALLGNEIVKENGKVTEYARINFGFDQERHQLKASGMTDSKPEIVQTAPELFAKLEGVAPKHFWRSAEQFKASGIGFTVVDGGEAASTAFAAFIEDGQLEIGIESMEGHRGKGYAYHASAALIEYCLEHGLEPVWACRKGNEGSYNLAQKLGFVPTLDLPYYRLDV, from the coding sequence ATGATCTCTTTAAACTCGAAGCAATATGGCAGAGCCGAAGAAATTTTGCAGCAGACGCCGATCAACACGCTGTTCGCCAAGGCCGTCCTTCGCGGGCAGGTTCCGGGCGAGGTATTTGCCGATGATGCGGACGAGCCCCGCGCCGTCTATATCGTTCATCCCTACGGGATGTCGCTGCTGGCGGGCGAGAGCGGCAGGCAAGATTTTGCGGAAGAACTGACAGATTACATAAGCAATCGGCGCGGGGTCAGAACGAAGACCGAATGGCTGCAGGTATACCCTCACTCCTGGTGCGCGCTCCTGGGCAATGAGATAGTGAAAGAAAACGGAAAGGTTACCGAATATGCCCGGATCAATTTTGGGTTCGACCAGGAACGGCATCAGCTTAAGGCCTCCGGCATGACCGATTCGAAACCGGAGATCGTGCAGACGGCTCCGGAGCTTTTTGCCAAGCTGGAAGGCGTGGCGCCGAAGCATTTCTGGAGAAGCGCAGAACAATTTAAAGCAAGCGGCATCGGATTTACGGTAGTGGACGGAGGCGAAGCGGCCTCGACTGCCTTTGCGGCGTTTATTGAAGACGGCCAGCTCGAGATCGGAATTGAGAGCATGGAAGGCCATCGGGGAAAAGGGTATGCCTATCACGCAAGCGCGGCGCTGATTGAATACTGCCTGGAGCATGGACTGGAGCCGGTCTGGGCTTGCCGGAAGGGGAACGAAGGCTCCTACAATCTGGCGCAAAAGCTCGGTTTCGTCCCCACTCTAGACCTGCCCTACTACCGGCTGGATGTATAA
- a CDS encoding YqjF family protein, whose product MERFQNNIRLAGHILRHSQHRPFPLPGGFWVMKQVWNDLLFLHWPADEAELLPYVPKGVELEYYEGRPWVSMSPFILSPLMLRGTPPLPFAGRFLELNLRTYVSRNGVPGICFLTLEASSRLAVAGARMFAHLPYQYALMKAVRQEDGFHYNSERRRFGREAAFSALYDPADDAVFHAEPGSLVHWLTERYCLYAADRKGNLYRGHIHHLPWPLQSARVRLETNTLAQSYGLYLSAEPAVTTYTTRLDVLLWAVQRV is encoded by the coding sequence ATGGAGCGGTTTCAGAATAATATCCGGCTTGCTGGGCATATTCTGAGGCACAGTCAGCATCGCCCCTTTCCGCTTCCCGGCGGATTCTGGGTCATGAAGCAGGTGTGGAACGATCTGCTCTTTCTTCATTGGCCCGCCGATGAAGCGGAGCTGCTTCCCTATGTGCCGAAAGGGGTGGAGCTGGAGTACTATGAAGGACGGCCCTGGGTCAGCATGTCCCCGTTCATCCTAAGCCCTCTGATGCTGCGCGGAACACCGCCGCTGCCCTTCGCAGGCCGTTTCCTGGAGCTTAATCTGCGAACCTATGTCTCACGGAATGGAGTCCCGGGCATCTGCTTCCTGACGCTGGAAGCGTCCAGCCGGCTGGCGGTCGCGGGTGCGAGGATGTTCGCCCATCTTCCTTACCAATACGCCTTGATGAAGGCCGTTCGGCAGGAAGACGGATTTCATTACAATAGTGAAAGACGACGTTTCGGCCGGGAAGCCGCTTTTTCCGCACTGTATGATCCGGCTGACGACGCCGTATTTCATGCAGAACCAGGCTCACTTGTTCATTGGCTGACCGAAAGATACTGCCTGTATGCAGCCGACCGGAAAGGGAACCTCTACAGAGGGCATATCCATCATCTCCCCTGGCCGCTTCAGAGTGCAAGGGTCCGGCTTGAGACGAATACTCTTGCACAATCCTATGGACTCTACCTTTCCGCCGAACCGGCAGTCACTACATACACCACGCGGCTGGATGTGCTGTTATGGGCAGTACAGCGGGTTTAA
- a CDS encoding GIY-YIG nuclease family protein produces MQPDKQRKKELASAYAQSFRPMGVYQIRNVKNGKILVLGSMDLPGARNRLAFMQQTKLNSIMELREDWKEYSGDAFVFEELDQIKPREESVADRAELKSYQEEVDALLELWIDKLQPFGDKGYNKPKRK; encoded by the coding sequence ATGCAGCCGGATAAACAGAGGAAAAAAGAGCTTGCTTCGGCTTATGCGCAGTCTTTTCGCCCGATGGGCGTGTATCAGATCCGGAATGTGAAGAACGGTAAAATTCTGGTGCTCGGCAGCATGGATTTGCCCGGAGCGCGTAACCGGCTTGCCTTCATGCAGCAGACCAAACTGAATTCCATTATGGAATTGAGGGAGGACTGGAAGGAGTATAGCGGGGATGCCTTTGTCTTTGAAGAGCTCGACCAGATCAAGCCCCGTGAGGAGAGCGTTGCCGACCGGGCTGAACTGAAGAGCTACCAGGAAGAGGTTGATGCTCTTCTGGAGCTGTGGATCGATAAGCTGCAGCCATTCGGTGACAAGGGATACAATAAACCGAAGCGCAAGTAA
- a CDS encoding SDR family NAD(P)-dependent oxidoreductase, translating into MANISKVIITGAASGIGRAVAEACLREGITVLACDLNGELLKELERTEGAEGKVHTDRLDIGRYEEVREWFDSLYTKHPDVDGLVNNAGIYLAKNLLDYREDEIDRVLNVNIKGAVYCSQLFGGRLLDERRTGAIVNLSSVSGMEGSSDAIYGLSKAAILGLTKSCAMNFSPYIRVNAVAPTMVETAMMDAIPDWRKKEYFSHQLVPSPVLPEDVAETVLFLLSDKSRHYTGATFDINNGCYLR; encoded by the coding sequence ATGGCTAATATCTCGAAAGTGATCATAACCGGCGCAGCCTCCGGCATCGGAAGAGCTGTGGCAGAGGCCTGCCTGCGGGAAGGAATAACTGTGCTGGCCTGCGATCTGAACGGTGAATTGCTGAAGGAATTGGAGCGTACGGAAGGCGCCGAAGGCAAAGTGCACACTGACCGGCTGGATATCGGCCGCTATGAAGAGGTGCGTGAATGGTTTGACTCCTTGTACACGAAGCACCCGGATGTGGACGGGCTGGTCAACAATGCCGGCATTTATCTCGCCAAGAACCTGCTGGATTACAGGGAGGATGAGATCGACAGGGTGCTGAACGTGAATATCAAAGGAGCCGTCTACTGCTCGCAGCTGTTTGGCGGGCGGCTGCTGGACGAGAGAAGAACCGGCGCCATCGTCAATCTGTCCTCCGTCTCGGGGATGGAAGGCAGCTCGGATGCGATCTATGGTCTATCCAAAGCGGCGATCCTTGGCCTTACCAAGAGCTGCGCCATGAATTTCTCGCCTTACATACGCGTGAATGCGGTCGCTCCGACGATGGTGGAGACCGCTATGATGGATGCGATTCCCGATTGGCGGAAGAAGGAGTATTTCAGCCATCAGCTCGTTCCGTCTCCCGTACTTCCCGAAGACGTTGCGGAGACGGTGCTGTTCCTGCTGTCGGATAAATCACGGCATTACACGGGAGCGACCTTTGATATCAATAACGGCTGTTATTTGAGATAG
- a CDS encoding FAD/NAD(P)-binding protein produces MSLEALNEQVTRDLSYLAFGGADWTLPRESAESHVYDVVIVGGGQSGLGAAFGLLRERISNILIIDENPEGQEGPWETYARMVTLRTPKHLTSIDLGIPSLTFRAWWEARFGSESWETLGKIPRGEWMSYLRWYRKVLNLPVINEVKLALVEPAAEGIHRLHIEGPGAPGTYLLARKVVLATGIQGGGEWHVPPMIADALPRRLYAHTSETIDFAALKGKRIGILGGGASAFDNANHALSEGAAEAHVFVRREKLPSVNPIRQMEVSGMIERFHTLSDAEKYTVISHFFKTNQPPTNDTFERAASWPGFALHLGSPWLSVEEDGAGVLVTTPKGRFTFDYVIVSTGLLSDPALRPELRLIGPYIARWSDYYTPPAGEENLLLDMHPYLTTGFAVKGRDEEGEKRLHGVFVFNYSALASNGLSASAISGTRNAIPKLVAGVADQLFLDDKEQILKNFLNYSEEEFVGEWPKAAAEAAAKS; encoded by the coding sequence ATGAGTCTGGAAGCCCTGAATGAACAAGTCACACGAGATCTGTCTTACCTGGCCTTCGGTGGCGCTGATTGGACGCTGCCCCGTGAGTCCGCGGAAAGTCATGTGTACGATGTGGTCATCGTCGGCGGAGGCCAAAGCGGCCTCGGCGCGGCATTCGGTCTGCTGCGTGAACGGATTTCGAATATCCTGATTATAGATGAGAACCCGGAGGGCCAGGAGGGTCCCTGGGAGACATACGCCCGGATGGTGACGCTTCGGACGCCTAAACATCTGACTTCTATTGATTTGGGAATCCCTTCGCTGACCTTCCGCGCCTGGTGGGAGGCGAGATTCGGTTCCGAAAGCTGGGAGACGCTGGGCAAAATACCGCGCGGTGAATGGATGAGCTATTTGCGCTGGTACCGGAAAGTGCTGAACTTGCCCGTGATCAACGAGGTGAAGCTTGCGCTGGTGGAGCCGGCGGCGGAAGGCATTCACCGTCTTCACATTGAAGGCCCGGGTGCGCCCGGCACTTATCTGCTGGCCCGAAAGGTTGTGCTTGCGACCGGCATCCAGGGCGGCGGCGAGTGGCATGTGCCGCCGATGATTGCGGATGCTCTGCCCCGGAGATTGTACGCCCATACGTCGGAGACAATCGACTTTGCGGCCCTGAAGGGCAAACGCATCGGGATTCTTGGCGGCGGCGCTTCCGCCTTCGATAACGCCAACCACGCATTGTCCGAAGGCGCTGCGGAGGCCCATGTCTTCGTGCGCAGGGAGAAGCTGCCGAGCGTGAACCCGATCCGCCAGATGGAGGTATCGGGCATGATCGAGCGGTTTCATACACTTAGTGATGCCGAGAAGTATACGGTTATCTCCCATTTCTTCAAAACGAACCAGCCTCCGACGAACGATACGTTCGAACGGGCCGCTTCCTGGCCCGGCTTCGCACTGCATCTCGGTTCTCCTTGGCTGAGCGTCGAGGAGGACGGCGCGGGTGTCTTGGTCACGACACCGAAGGGACGATTCACGTTCGACTATGTGATCGTCAGCACCGGGCTGCTCAGCGATCCGGCGCTGCGCCCCGAGCTGCGGCTGATCGGGCCTTATATCGCCCGCTGGAGCGATTACTACACGCCTCCGGCCGGGGAGGAGAATCTGCTTCTCGATATGCATCCCTATCTTACCACCGGCTTTGCCGTCAAAGGAAGGGACGAGGAAGGCGAGAAGCGGCTTCACGGGGTGTTCGTCTTCAATTATTCGGCGCTGGCCAGCAACGGACTATCCGCATCGGCGATATCGGGCACGAGAAATGCGATCCCCAAGCTGGTCGCCGGGGTTGCGGATCAGCTGTTCCTTGACGATAAGGAACAAATCCTGAAGAACTTCCTGAATTACAGCGAAGAGGAGTTTGTCGGTGAATGGCCGAAGGCTGCCGCCGAGGCAGCAGCGAAGTCCTAA
- a CDS encoding LysR family transcriptional regulator produces MITDAIRVFVTVAEERHFSRAAERLNLSQPGVSLHVRNLENEFGARLFNRNSKQVSLTEAGEILYSRAKVMLGLYDEAAQAIALLQNEVTGTLRIGASFTVGEYVLPGRLAAFVRRYPLVEVEVRIGNTEETVHEVRTGALDLGLIEGETHAPDLSVYPFMKDEMVLVAAQGHPLAKERSISREQLQKQVWVIRESGSGTRAFSDSFISKHALDVKKSYIFNSSQGIKEGVASGLGISILSKWIVRRELESGEIVELKANQGRMEREFSVIMPKTGPANMAVQVFKQSLDEHSAKEVSE; encoded by the coding sequence ATGATAACCGATGCGATTCGTGTATTTGTTACAGTCGCCGAGGAGCGCCATTTCTCCAGAGCGGCCGAGCGGCTCAATCTCTCTCAGCCCGGGGTCAGCCTCCATGTCCGCAATCTGGAGAACGAGTTCGGCGCACGGCTTTTTAACCGCAATTCGAAACAGGTCAGCCTGACGGAAGCCGGGGAGATTTTGTATTCGCGGGCCAAGGTGATGCTGGGATTGTATGATGAAGCGGCCCAGGCTATTGCGCTGCTGCAGAATGAAGTCACCGGCACGCTGCGGATCGGGGCTAGCTTTACAGTCGGGGAATATGTGCTGCCCGGGCGTCTTGCCGCTTTTGTCCGCCGGTATCCCCTTGTTGAGGTTGAGGTCAGGATCGGGAACACCGAAGAGACGGTTCATGAGGTCCGAACAGGCGCCCTTGATCTGGGTTTGATCGAAGGCGAAACCCATGCGCCGGATTTGAGCGTGTACCCATTTATGAAAGATGAAATGGTCCTGGTCGCCGCTCAAGGTCATCCGCTCGCGAAGGAGCGTTCCATTAGCCGGGAGCAGCTTCAGAAGCAGGTATGGGTAATCCGGGAGAGCGGATCGGGAACCCGTGCCTTCAGCGACAGCTTTATTTCGAAGCACGCACTGGACGTCAAGAAATCGTATATTTTCAACAGCAGCCAGGGCATCAAGGAGGGTGTCGCCTCGGGACTCGGCATCTCAATTCTGTCAAAATGGATTGTGCGGAGGGAACTGGAATCTGGTGAAATTGTGGAACTGAAGGCGAACCAAGGGCGGATGGAACGGGAATTCTCCGTGATCATGCCCAAAACCGGTCCGGCTAACATGGCCGTGCAGGTATTCAAGCAGTCGCTTGATGAACATTCAGCAAAGGAAGTGTCCGAATGA
- a CDS encoding DUF6530 family protein — protein sequence MKIPTTLKHKPVIVSENYEQVDGRNSNQTDAKGLSLGLAQWNDRGKVDISAKVWRYTGEKWSRQSEELPLHRVLDLAILVARSMEHFREAYRYPELYDPENPVIDRIGLQGDAMTVSVCTDNDRIGEDIKLFNQALSDNSELIGERLKTLSTILKEMGY from the coding sequence ATGAAAATTCCGACAACGCTCAAACATAAACCGGTCATCGTATCCGAGAACTATGAACAGGTAGACGGCCGTAATTCAAATCAGACCGATGCCAAGGGGCTTTCACTGGGTCTTGCCCAGTGGAATGACCGTGGAAAAGTCGATATTTCGGCCAAAGTATGGCGCTATACCGGCGAGAAATGGTCCCGCCAGTCGGAGGAGCTTCCGCTTCACCGGGTGCTGGATCTCGCCATTCTGGTCGCGCGCAGCATGGAGCATTTTCGCGAGGCTTATCGGTATCCTGAACTGTATGATCCCGAGAATCCGGTCATCGACCGGATCGGGCTTCAGGGCGACGCCATGACGGTATCGGTATGCACGGACAACGACCGCATCGGAGAGGATATCAAGCTGTTCAATCAGGCGCTCAGCGATAACAGCGAATTGATCGGGGAACGGCTGAAGACGCTGTCCACTATTTTGAAAGAGATGGGTTATTAA
- a CDS encoding GNAT family N-acetyltransferase, whose protein sequence is MDQIMRKKESILTILNTERLTIRRFKPEDWQDLHAYLSLEDVIRYEPYGVFTEEESKREAASRSENPAFWAVCLKDTGTLIGNLYFQQQEPKQFETWELGYVFHSGYQGFGYATEASRELMKLGFNEFKARRMIAHCNPLNSRSWRLLERLKFRREGHALQTVYFKCDEAGNPLWHDTYSYGMLRDEWELISHS, encoded by the coding sequence ATGGATCAAATCATGCGGAAGAAGGAGAGCATTTTGACAATTCTGAATACGGAACGTTTGACGATAAGAAGGTTCAAGCCGGAAGACTGGCAGGATCTGCATGCCTATTTGTCGCTTGAGGATGTGATCCGGTATGAGCCTTACGGCGTGTTTACGGAAGAAGAATCGAAACGGGAGGCCGCTAGCCGCTCGGAGAACCCGGCGTTCTGGGCTGTATGCCTGAAGGATACCGGGACATTGATCGGCAATTTGTATTTTCAACAGCAAGAGCCTAAGCAATTCGAGACGTGGGAGCTCGGATATGTGTTTCATTCCGGCTACCAGGGCTTCGGCTATGCGACCGAGGCAAGCCGTGAGCTGATGAAGCTCGGATTCAATGAGTTTAAGGCCAGACGCATGATCGCCCACTGCAATCCTCTGAACAGCCGATCCTGGCGTCTGCTGGAACGGCTGAAGTTCCGCCGGGAAGGGCATGCCCTTCAGACCGTCTACTTCAAATGCGATGAAGCGGGGAATCCGCTGTGGCATGATACTTACAGCTACGGGATGCTCCGCGACGAATGGGAGTTAATCTCCCATAGCTGA
- a CDS encoding glycosyltransferase family 4 protein encodes MILRIALFTDSFCPQINGVSNTLKELSHYLTRNGHPHLFFAPDYEMPGKEDTGYPAIRFRGAAPRIYPDCRLAFPSLPRIMERLEAFKPDVVHIVTELGIGLAGLRAARALNLPVVMSYHTSFDKYLKYYRLQYLSRPLWAYMRWFHSFALLNLAPSRSTLSDLGRAGMQDLALWPRGIDLKRFNPERASLDVREALGGTGKTMFLYVGRIAVEKGLDNLADSIDKVNAVHGQDILWVFTGEGPYLPELIERRIPNAVFTGSREGEELAAIYASADAFIFPSGTETFGNVVLEAMASGLPVICTNSGGVTDFTEDGRNALVTPFGDSNAMAEAAIRLLDPRLRAELGSGALETARARSWDSVFHNLLSQYQWAANPAWYTEPRITG; translated from the coding sequence ATGATCTTGAGAATTGCCTTATTCACGGATTCATTCTGCCCGCAAATCAACGGAGTCTCCAACACTTTGAAGGAATTAAGCCATTATCTGACCCGAAATGGCCATCCCCATCTGTTCTTCGCCCCCGATTACGAGATGCCCGGGAAGGAAGATACCGGATATCCCGCCATCCGGTTCAGGGGCGCCGCGCCCCGCATTTATCCGGACTGCCGGTTGGCCTTCCCCTCGCTTCCCCGGATTATGGAGCGGCTGGAGGCGTTCAAGCCCGATGTTGTGCACATCGTTACCGAGCTCGGAATCGGCCTGGCGGGGCTTCGCGCCGCAAGAGCGTTGAATCTGCCGGTTGTCATGTCCTACCATACGAGCTTTGACAAGTACTTGAAGTATTACCGTCTTCAATATTTAAGCAGACCGCTGTGGGCCTATATGCGCTGGTTCCACAGCTTCGCCCTGCTTAATCTCGCTCCGTCCCGCAGCACGCTGAGTGATCTTGGCCGGGCCGGCATGCAGGATTTGGCGCTGTGGCCCCGGGGGATCGACCTGAAGCGTTTCAATCCAGAAAGAGCCTCCCTGGATGTCAGGGAGGCTCTGGGCGGAACCGGCAAAACCATGTTTCTCTATGTCGGACGGATTGCGGTAGAGAAAGGACTGGATAACCTTGCGGACAGCATCGACAAGGTCAATGCCGTACACGGCCAGGACATCTTGTGGGTCTTTACCGGAGAGGGACCGTATCTGCCCGAGCTGATTGAGAGAAGAATTCCGAACGCCGTGTTCACCGGCAGCCGTGAAGGTGAAGAGCTCGCTGCCATTTATGCAAGTGCGGACGCCTTCATCTTCCCTTCCGGCACCGAAACCTTCGGCAACGTCGTACTGGAAGCGATGGCAAGCGGACTGCCCGTGATCTGCACCAATTCCGGCGGAGTGACCGACTTCACCGAGGATGGCCGCAACGCGCTGGTCACTCCGTTCGGTGATTCCAATGCCATGGCCGAAGCTGCCATCCGGCTGCTTGATCCCCGGCTGCGGGCCGAACTGGGAAGCGGAGCGCTCGAGACGGCGCGGGCGCGAAGCTGGGATTCCGTGTTCCACAATCTGCTGTCTCAGTATCAATGGGCGGCGAACCCGGCATGGTATACGGAGCCCCGGATTACCGGATAA
- a CDS encoding polysaccharide deacetylase family protein, producing MKLHKWLFVLAGGLVAGMAVIVLGQKNDFPVQSPSPLHPAASASAIAAPRHVSRETEPLSESELPPVEQFKNIPRATLYRNKVAVLMYHDINPTQKGGDIITPDRFAEQLDFLRSKGMNFISLQQFRLFMQGGEVPENAVMVTFDDGYENFYTTAYPIMRERNIPGVSFVITGDFSKGAVVNTPHMTRQEIADMIRSDPAMEVQPHTDRLHYKTGVRTDALTAPLVRNGIAESPQQYAERITADLNRCIGTLKPMNAHPVDTFAYPYGLYTPEVQRIVRQSGIRYAFTTSLGLAERSDDPLAIPRINGGSPLVSPQRLFASIHWENRSRQRGHNLYIPETVQHNGREDIQTGHAVRQ from the coding sequence ATGAAGCTCCATAAATGGCTGTTTGTTCTCGCGGGAGGACTGGTTGCGGGTATGGCGGTGATCGTGCTCGGACAGAAAAATGACTTCCCGGTCCAATCCCCTTCTCCCTTACACCCCGCAGCTTCCGCTTCGGCAATCGCAGCCCCCCGGCACGTATCCCGCGAGACAGAGCCGTTATCCGAGTCGGAGCTGCCGCCCGTGGAGCAGTTCAAGAATATTCCCAGAGCGACTCTGTACCGCAACAAGGTTGCCGTACTGATGTACCATGATATCAACCCTACCCAGAAAGGAGGAGATATCATAACACCGGACCGTTTTGCAGAGCAGCTGGATTTCCTTCGTTCAAAAGGGATGAACTTCATCTCCCTTCAGCAGTTCCGTCTCTTCATGCAGGGAGGAGAGGTTCCGGAAAATGCCGTAATGGTTACGTTCGACGACGGCTACGAAAATTTTTACACAACCGCCTATCCCATTATGCGGGAACGTAATATTCCGGGCGTCAGCTTCGTAATTACCGGGGATTTCAGCAAAGGAGCCGTGGTGAACACGCCGCATATGACCAGACAGGAGATCGCGGACATGATCCGGTCGGACCCGGCTATGGAGGTGCAGCCACACACCGACCGGCTCCACTACAAAACTGGCGTGCGCACGGATGCTCTGACCGCCCCCCTGGTCCGAAACGGGATCGCGGAAAGCCCGCAGCAATATGCGGAACGCATCACTGCCGACTTGAACCGCTGCATCGGAACTCTGAAGCCGATGAATGCCCATCCGGTCGATACGTTCGCTTATCCTTACGGCCTTTATACACCCGAGGTTCAAAGGATCGTCAGACAGTCGGGCATTCGCTATGCGTTCACAACTTCCTTGGGCCTGGCTGAGCGCAGCGACGATCCGCTGGCGATCCCCCGCATTAACGGCGGCTCCCCGCTCGTCAGCCCTCAGCGTCTGTTCGCCTCCATCCACTGGGAGAACAGGAGCAGGCAGCGTGGACATAACCTGTATATTCCCGAGACGGTCCAGCATAACGGAAGGGAAGATATCCAGACCGGCCATGCCGTAAGGCAATGA
- a CDS encoding TIGR00266 family protein — protein sequence MAAHEIDYVIMGEEMQCVEVQLDPGESVVAEAGSFMMMDPEIRMETIFGDGSSSGGGGGLMGKLMGAGRRVLTGESLFMTVFTHGGNYGRRSVTFAAPYPGKIIPLDLLQYNGKIICQKDAFLCAAKGVSVGIEFQRKLGAGFFGGEGFIMQKLEGDGLAFVHSGGYVMEKTLQPGEVLRLDTGCLVAMTSSIDYDIEMVKGIKSALFGGEGLFFATLRGPGKVWVQSLPFNRMADRILSAARGTGRKEEGSILGGLGNLLDGR from the coding sequence ATGGCGGCACATGAAATTGATTATGTGATTATGGGCGAGGAAATGCAATGTGTGGAGGTTCAGCTGGACCCTGGTGAAAGCGTTGTTGCGGAAGCGGGCAGCTTCATGATGATGGACCCGGAAATCCGCATGGAGACGATTTTTGGGGATGGCAGCAGCTCCGGCGGTGGAGGCGGATTGATGGGCAAGCTGATGGGAGCCGGCAGACGCGTGCTCACCGGTGAGAGCCTGTTCATGACGGTGTTCACGCATGGCGGGAATTACGGCAGACGCTCTGTTACGTTCGCAGCCCCGTATCCCGGCAAAATCATTCCGCTTGATCTGCTTCAGTACAATGGCAAGATCATCTGTCAGAAGGACGCATTTCTCTGCGCAGCGAAGGGCGTGTCCGTTGGCATCGAGTTCCAGCGCAAGCTGGGAGCGGGATTCTTTGGCGGCGAGGGCTTCATCATGCAGAAGCTGGAAGGTGACGGTCTGGCGTTCGTTCATTCCGGCGGCTATGTGATGGAGAAGACGCTGCAGCCCGGCGAGGTACTTCGGCTGGATACCGGCTGTCTTGTCGCCATGACCTCCTCCATTGATTACGATATCGAAATGGTAAAAGGCATTAAATCGGCGCTGTTCGGCGGTGAAGGGCTGTTCTTCGCTACCTTGCGCGGTCCCGGTAAAGTCTGGGTGCAGTCGCTGCCATTCAACCGGATGGCTGACCGTATCCTGTCGGCGGCCCGAGGAACGGGCCGGAAGGAAGAGGGCAGCATTCTTGGCGGCCTCGGCAATCTGCTGGACGGCAGATAA